The Pseudomonas bijieensis DNA window CTGACCTACCTGAACTTCCCCTTGGAAGCGTCCTACCTGCACGCGACCCGTTATCGCAACGAAACCAGCGGCGGTGATCTGTTCTGGAAAGCCAAGCCGGAAGTCTCGTTCATCGACCGTGACGTGCTGATCATCGACGACATCCTCGACGAGGGGCACACCCTGGGCGCGATCATCGATTTCTGCAAACACGCCGGCGCTCGTGCCGTGCACACCGCCGTGCTGATCGACAAGGATCATGACCGCAAGGCGCGGCCTGACTTGAAAGCCGATTTTGTCGGCCTGCCGTGCGTCGACCGCTACATCTTTGGCTACGGCATGGACTACAAAGGCTACTGGCGCAACGCTAATGGCATTTTTGCCGTCAAGGGGATGTAATCGATGACTCGGCCAAGTTTTCTGGAACGCGCACTGTTCGACGATTTGGCCGAAAAAGCTGCGGCCAGTCCTCGCGGGCGGCAGCACCATAATTTCCATGCGATGGACGAG harbors:
- a CDS encoding hypoxanthine-guanine phosphoribosyltransferase — translated: MSADLEHIRQIMREADCLYTEAEVEAAIARVGAQINDQLADANPVVFCVMNGGLIFSGKLLTYLNFPLEASYLHATRYRNETSGGDLFWKAKPEVSFIDRDVLIIDDILDEGHTLGAIIDFCKHAGARAVHTAVLIDKDHDRKARPDLKADFVGLPCVDRYIFGYGMDYKGYWRNANGIFAVKGM